In a genomic window of Chaetodon auriga isolate fChaAug3 chromosome 1, fChaAug3.hap1, whole genome shotgun sequence:
- the tdp1 gene encoding tyrosyl-DNA phosphodiesterase 1 gives MSQDSQHGKWTVSSSDDDDEDLPASGTTTSKTHQPTGSGPTSHRSVSLPIPKLEPVTAAVEVKAEPANTPVSSLVIGSEARQSAAMNQLNPVKYETSPSLAGKRKKEVSDGSGWALSDSDGDDGDVKSLVSNKTPPRPKTKKAKVENERPPSPHGRLYYIEESEDFFESSVPCLNDTFRFYLTKVTGLDRKYNSGALHIRDILSPLFGTLKESVQFNYCFDIAWMVKQYPPEFRDRPVLIVHGDKREAKARLVQQAQPYPHVRFCQAKLDIAFGTHHTKMMLLWYEEGFRVIILTSNLIRADWYQKTQGMWMSPMFPRLPEGSSASAGESPTFFKRDLLKYLASYRAPELEEWIKRIEEHDLSETRVYLVGSTPGRYVGSDMEHWGHLRLRKLLYDHTEPVPGEEKWPVIGQFSSIGSMGQDKTKWLAGEFQRTMTTLGKSSLRSDPPMHLLYPSVEDVRTSLEGYPAGGSLPYSIQTAQKQLWLHSYFHRWKANATGRSHAMPHIKTYMRASPDFTQLAWFLVTSANLSKAAWGALEKNNTQVMVRSYELGVLYVPSAFNMKTFPVDNSPFPVSSSSGFTVPFDLPPTCYSPKDQPWIWNIPYSQAPDTHGNIWVPS, from the exons ATGTCTCAGGACAGTCAACATGGCAAGTGGACAGTCTCCAGcagtgatgacgatgatgaggatCTTCCTGCTTCCGGGACTACGACATCTAAAACCCACCAACCCACCGGATCCGGTCCCACCTCCCATcggtctgtctctctccccatCCCCAAACTGGAACCAGTGACAGCCGCTGTGGAGGTGAAAGCAGAACCAGCTAACACCCCTGTATCCTCACTTGTTATTGGTTCTGAGGCCAGGCAGTCGGCAGCAATGAACCAGTTAAATCCAGTCAAGTATGAAACTAGCCCGTCATTGGCTGGAAAGCGTAAGAAAGAGGTGTCAGACGGCTCAGGCTGGGCTCTCTCAGatagtgatggtgatgatggagaTGTGAAGAGTCTCGTCTCAAACAAGACGCCTCCGAGacccaaaacaaagaaagcaaaggtGGAGAACGAGCGCCCTCCTAGTCCCCACGGCCGGCTCTACTACATCGAAGAGTCAGAGGACTTCTTTGAATCCAGTGTTCCTTGTCTAAATGACACCTTCAGGTTTTACCTCACCAAAGTCACAGGCCTGGACAGGAAGTACAACAGCGGAGCTCTGCACATCAGAG ACATTCTCTCTCCATTATTCGGGACCCTGAAAGAATCTGTTCAG TTTAACTACTGCTTCGACATTGCCTGGATGGTTAAGCAGTATCCACCAGAGTTTAG GGATCGTCCGGTTCTGATCGTCCATGGAGATAAGAGGGAGGCCAAGGCCCGGCTGGTGCAGCAGGCTCAGCCTTATCCTCATGTTCGATTCTGCCAG GCCAAGCTTGATATTGCTTTTGGAACTCACCACAC GAagatgatgctgctgtggtACGAGGAAGGCTTCAGAGTCATCATTCTGACCTCCAACCTCATCAGAGCTGACTGGTACCAGAAAACACAAGG GATGTGGATGAGCCCCATGTTTCCACGGTTACCAGAGGGCAGCAGTGCGAGCGCAGGTGAGTCACCAACCTTCTTTAAGAGGGACCTGCTGAAATACCTGGCATCATACCGAGCACCGGAACTGGAGGAGTGGATCAAACGGATCGAAGAGCACGACCTGTCGGAGACCAG GGTTTATTTGGTGGGCTCAACCCCAGGGAGATATGTGGGTTCAGACATGGAGCACTGGGGCCACCTGAGGCTGAGAAAG CTGTTGTACGACCACACAGAGCCTGTTCCTGGTGAGGAAAAGTggcctgtgattggccagttcTCCAGCATTGGCTCTATGGGACAGGATAAGACCAAGTGGTTGGCAGGGGAATTTCAGCGCACCATGACCACCCTGGGGAAATCCTCTCTTCGCTCAGACCCCCCCATGCACTTG CTGTATCCATCAGTTGAAGATGTGAGGACAAGTTTGGAAGGTTATCCAG CGGGAGGCTCTCTTCCCTACAGCATCCAGACAGCTCAGAAACAACTCTGGCTCCACTCTTACTTCCA CCGCTGGAAGGCAAACGCGACAGGGAGGAGTCATGCTATGCCACACATCAAGACGTACATGAGGGCATCACCAGATTTCACTCAGTTGGCCTGGTTCCTTGTCACAAG TGCCAACCTGTCCAAAGCAGCTTGGGGTGCACTGGAGAAGAACAACACTCAGGTGATGGTCCGGTCATATGAGCTGGGAGTCCTGTACGTGCCCTCCGCCTTT AACATGAAGACCTTCCCTGTGGACAACAGTCCatttcctgtctcctcctcctctggtttcaCTGTGCCCTTTGACCTCCCTCCCACATGCTACTCCCCTAAAG ATCAGCCTTGGATCTGGAACATTCCCTATAGCCAGGCTCCGGACACACATGGCAACATCTGGGTTCCCTcctga